The following proteins are encoded in a genomic region of Sulfurimonas sp. HSL3-7:
- a CDS encoding alkaline phosphatase PhoX, translated as MEMKKPMMIMLSAAVATALFMTGCNDGTDGVDGIDATAGSLYFEELSAPVTDTEKMEIRTAKSVTYANGSTDTIGFTELISASTLDNGETFGLLKDNTDTPITYADGSPFICDGANGNALGSGLDHSSILQKDGRLFMVSQFECEVGAMYGMELEQDSEGTLSVKADSLKYISQADGFGGWVHCAGVTTPWESHLGSEEYEPNARAVEEDLNATTMLTGNKYYDEVTKYYWADENNTNVSANNNPYYYGYIPEVTVDATAATPTYHYTKHFSMGRGAWELAYVMPDEKTAYLSDDGTNVGFYMYVADTAKDLSAGTLYAAKWIQTSAKNGGAADLVWIKLGHGTDAELKTIVASEPKFSDIFTIGTVSNSSCDTGFTYVNTAMGEECLQLNAGKETEAAFLETRRYAAMLGATTEFRKEEGITFNPDERKLYVAMSQVTKGMSDTAGDIQIEEANSCGAVYALDVHGATEVAYDINSNVINSAYVVKNTRAEVIGAPASYPAGSTYEAYTCSVNGIANPDNVTFLEGKNTLIIGEDTGSHPNDFVWSYDTKTKELTRIVSTPYGSETTSPFWYKDINGYGYLSLVTQHPFGEVSSGDVDYSLEASATELQKQSSVGVVGPFKSW; from the coding sequence ATGGAAATGAAAAAACCGATGATGATCATGTTGTCTGCAGCAGTGGCAACAGCACTGTTTATGACAGGATGCAACGACGGTACAGATGGTGTAGACGGTATTGATGCCACAGCAGGTAGTCTTTATTTCGAAGAGCTTAGCGCACCGGTAACCGACACCGAGAAGATGGAGATCCGTACAGCTAAAAGTGTTACTTATGCCAACGGAAGCACGGACACAATAGGGTTCACAGAACTGATCTCAGCAAGCACGCTAGATAATGGTGAAACATTTGGTCTTTTAAAAGACAATACCGATACACCGATCACGTATGCGGACGGCAGTCCGTTTATCTGTGACGGGGCAAATGGAAATGCCCTGGGTTCAGGTCTGGATCACTCGTCTATTCTCCAAAAAGATGGCCGTCTTTTCATGGTGTCTCAGTTTGAGTGTGAAGTGGGTGCGATGTACGGTATGGAGCTTGAGCAGGACAGTGAGGGTACTTTATCTGTCAAGGCCGATTCACTTAAATATATCAGCCAAGCCGATGGTTTTGGCGGCTGGGTACACTGTGCGGGTGTAACGACACCGTGGGAATCACACCTCGGAAGTGAAGAGTATGAACCGAATGCGAGAGCGGTCGAAGAAGATCTAAATGCAACGACAATGTTGACCGGTAACAAATATTATGATGAAGTGACAAAATACTACTGGGCTGATGAAAACAACACAAATGTTTCGGCAAACAACAATCCGTATTACTACGGTTATATCCCGGAAGTTACGGTGGATGCGACTGCTGCTACACCAACATATCACTATACAAAACACTTCAGTATGGGCCGCGGAGCGTGGGAACTTGCGTATGTCATGCCGGATGAAAAGACAGCATATTTATCAGATGACGGTACCAATGTCGGTTTCTACATGTATGTGGCGGACACGGCGAAAGACCTTAGCGCCGGTACACTTTATGCCGCTAAATGGATTCAGACATCTGCTAAAAACGGCGGGGCTGCCGACCTGGTCTGGATCAAACTGGGGCACGGAACAGATGCGGAACTTAAAACTATCGTTGCTTCAGAACCGAAATTCAGCGATATCTTTACAATAGGTACGGTAAGCAATAGTAGTTGTGATACCGGATTTACGTATGTCAATACGGCCATGGGTGAAGAGTGTCTACAGCTTAACGCCGGAAAAGAGACGGAAGCCGCATTCCTCGAGACCAGAAGATATGCTGCAATGCTTGGTGCTACGACAGAATTTAGAAAAGAAGAGGGCATCACATTCAACCCTGATGAGCGCAAACTCTATGTCGCTATGAGCCAGGTAACGAAAGGGATGTCCGATACTGCCGGTGATATTCAAATTGAAGAAGCGAACAGTTGTGGCGCGGTCTACGCACTGGATGTTCATGGTGCAACAGAAGTCGCTTATGACATCAACAGCAACGTGATCAACAGTGCATATGTTGTGAAAAATACACGTGCTGAGGTTATCGGTGCACCGGCAAGCTACCCTGCCGGTTCAACTTATGAGGCATACACATGTTCTGTTAACGGGATCGCCAACCCGGACAATGTGACTTTCCTTGAAGGGAAAAACACACTGATCATTGGGGAAGACACTGGTTCACATCCAAACGACTTCGTATGGTCGTACGATACGAAGACAAAAGAGCTGACACGCATTGTCTCAACACCGTACGGTTCTGAAACGACATCACCGTTCTGGTACAAAGATATCAACGGCTACGGCTACTTGAGTCTGGTGACACAACACCCATTCGGTGAAGTCAGTTCAGGTGACGTCGATTACAGCTTGGAAGCAAGTGCAACGGAACTACAGAAACAGTCATCTGTCGGTGTCGTCGGACCGTTTAAAAGCTGGTAA
- a CDS encoding ribonuclease HII — protein sequence MALCGIDEAGRGPIAGSLVVAGVVLNKPVEGLMDSKKISEKKRELLYPQIIESATYHIVTFPAHSVDELGISECMSIALQEIQSTIKCDNYLVDGNTTFGVKNLKTMVKADAKVEEVSAASILAKVTHDREMIEFSKTYPEYDFEKHKGYGTKAHIEAIKKYGYTPEHRRSFKLKALEATLF from the coding sequence ATGGCACTTTGCGGAATTGACGAAGCTGGACGAGGACCGATTGCCGGTTCATTGGTTGTGGCCGGTGTTGTACTCAACAAACCGGTCGAAGGGCTTATGGACTCAAAAAAGATCAGTGAAAAAAAGCGTGAACTGCTCTACCCGCAGATCATTGAAAGCGCCACCTACCACATCGTCACCTTTCCGGCCCACAGCGTTGACGAATTAGGGATCTCCGAATGCATGAGCATTGCACTTCAGGAGATCCAGTCAACAATAAAATGTGACAACTACCTCGTTGACGGGAACACCACTTTCGGTGTGAAAAACCTGAAGACCATGGTCAAGGCCGATGCCAAAGTCGAAGAGGTGAGTGCCGCTTCGATCCTGGCCAAAGTGACCCATGACAGGGAGATGATCGAATTCTCAAAGACATACCCTGAATATGATTTTGAAAAGCATAAAGGTTATGGGACCAAAGCCCATATCGAAGCGATCAAAAAGTACGGCTACACACCTGAACATCGCCGGAGTTTCAAGCTAAAAGCGCTGGAGGCGACCCTCTTTTAG
- the rsfS gene encoding ribosome silencing factor gives MQDRINKITTILDTNKAEAIEVFDLRGRDYFVDYVIIASSLGTRHTEALLDHLKRGLKPEEQFLGTDESGEWIAVDLGDILIHIMTPEYRSRYDLETFLSSLRKNSEEA, from the coding sequence ATGCAAGATCGCATTAACAAAATCACAACTATCCTGGACACTAACAAAGCAGAAGCCATTGAGGTCTTTGACCTTCGCGGCCGCGACTACTTTGTTGACTATGTCATTATCGCCTCGTCACTCGGTACCCGCCACACCGAAGCTTTACTTGACCATCTCAAACGCGGTCTAAAGCCCGAAGAGCAGTTTTTAGGGACTGATGAGAGCGGGGAGTGGATCGCCGTCGACCTTGGCGACATCCTGATTCACATCATGACACCGGAATACCGCAGCCGCTATGACTTAGAGACGTTCTTAAGCTCTCTACGCAAAAACAGCGAAGAGGCATAA
- the nadD gene encoding nicotinate (nicotinamide) nucleotide adenylyltransferase yields the protein MDIALYGGSFDPPHLGHVHVVTAALDKLDIERLIIVPAFVNPFKTGTHAPAALRLSWLREIFKDEDRVEVSDFETSQNRPVRSIETVKHFCGLYDKIYFIIGADNLASLKKWHRYEELDKLVTWVVATRDKIEIGQNYIQLDVRQAISSTQLRKEMTDEHLPSEVAAAITGYYPKKQLEENHARSH from the coding sequence ATGGATATAGCACTTTACGGCGGCTCTTTTGATCCGCCCCATCTCGGTCACGTTCATGTTGTCACTGCAGCCCTGGACAAACTTGATATCGAAAGGCTCATTATTGTGCCTGCTTTTGTCAACCCTTTTAAAACGGGCACACATGCACCTGCAGCACTTCGTCTTAGCTGGCTGAGAGAGATCTTTAAAGATGAAGATCGTGTTGAAGTAAGTGACTTTGAGACCAGCCAGAACCGGCCCGTAAGAAGCATTGAGACGGTCAAGCACTTTTGCGGTTTATATGACAAGATCTATTTTATCATCGGTGCCGATAACCTGGCTTCGCTGAAAAAATGGCACCGGTACGAAGAACTTGACAAACTGGTCACCTGGGTTGTCGCCACCCGCGACAAGATCGAGATCGGACAGAACTATATTCAGTTAGACGTCAGACAGGCCATCAGTTCGACACAACTTAGAAAAGAGATGACAGATGAGCACCTTCCAAGCGAAGTTGCCGCAGCCATTACAGGGTATTACCCTAAAAAACAACTTGAGGAAAACCATGCAAGATCGCATTAA
- the gap gene encoding type I glyceraldehyde-3-phosphate dehydrogenase: MALKIAINGLGRIGRCVARIIADRDDIELVAVNASGAHEMIEYNVKYDSVHGIRKDAKVEEGYLCIGKDRAKILSERDPAKLNFAEFGAEIVLECTGAFLTKESVQPYLDNGVKKVLFSAPAKDDTATFVIGANEESYAGQSVVSNASCTTNGLAPLAKVLDDAFGIENGLMTTIHSYTSSQPILDAKHKKDPRKGRSGATNLVPTTTGAAKAISKVLPSLEGKLNGQAIRVPTADVSMVDLTVTLSKDVTLEEIKTAFIAASEGSHKGILGVDEEYRVSQDFVGEERSTVVALDTIQVIDGNLVKVLSWYDNEWGYSSRLVDMAIHISK, encoded by the coding sequence ATGGCATTGAAGATTGCGATTAACGGATTAGGGCGGATCGGTAGATGTGTAGCGCGTATTATTGCGGACAGAGATGATATTGAGCTTGTGGCAGTCAATGCAAGCGGTGCGCATGAAATGATCGAATACAACGTTAAATACGATTCAGTTCACGGTATACGTAAAGATGCAAAAGTAGAAGAGGGGTATCTCTGTATCGGTAAAGACAGAGCCAAGATCCTCTCTGAACGTGATCCGGCAAAACTTAACTTCGCTGAATTCGGTGCTGAGATCGTACTTGAATGTACGGGCGCATTTTTAACCAAGGAGAGTGTGCAGCCTTACCTCGATAACGGTGTCAAAAAAGTACTTTTCTCCGCCCCTGCCAAAGATGATACGGCTACTTTCGTCATCGGTGCCAATGAAGAGAGTTATGCCGGTCAGTCTGTCGTTTCCAATGCAAGCTGTACAACCAACGGTCTGGCGCCTTTGGCCAAAGTGCTTGATGACGCATTCGGCATAGAAAACGGTTTGATGACAACGATCCACAGCTATACATCATCACAGCCTATTCTTGATGCCAAACATAAAAAAGATCCGAGAAAAGGACGTTCAGGCGCAACCAACCTGGTCCCTACGACCACCGGAGCGGCAAAAGCGATCTCAAAAGTACTTCCGTCTCTTGAGGGTAAGCTCAACGGTCAGGCGATCCGGGTCCCGACGGCCGACGTCTCTATGGTAGACCTTACGGTCACCCTCTCAAAAGATGTTACGCTAGAGGAGATAAAAACGGCCTTTATCGCGGCCAGTGAAGGTTCACATAAAGGTATTTTGGGTGTTGATGAAGAGTACAGGGTCTCTCAGGATTTTGTCGGTGAAGAACGAAGTACTGTCGTCGCACTCGATACGATACAGGTGATCGATGGAAACCTGGTCAAGGTACTTTCCTGGTATGACAATGAGTGGGGATATTCCAGTCGCCTGGTCGATATGGCTATCCACATCAGTAAATAG
- a CDS encoding phosphoglycerate kinase — MQLLNIKDIDLYRKKVFIRCDFNVPMDEFGNITDDRRIRSAVATINYCLDQDCAVILASHMGRPKGEIDKKYSLEPVQLRLQQLLKRHVDLAKDVVGEDAMQKAYDLPNHEVLLLENLRFEKGETKNDEKLSKKLAEMAEVYINDAFGVSHRAHASVEGITHFFDNDHKAAGFLLQKEIKFFGTLIRRPTRPFAAIVGGSKVSGKLEALINLLPRVDKVLIGGGMAFTFLKQLGYDVGNSLVEDDLLEEAQHIMDEARRLGVKFYLPVDVVAAQTFAADSVSKVTSAQEIPKGWMGLDIGPATVRLYRSVLADVQTVLWNGPMGVYEMDRFARGSNKIAHLVADSYATTVVGGGDTADLVQRVGVDEELTFISTGGGASLELLEGKVLPGVKPLIVEEEEE, encoded by the coding sequence ATGCAGCTTTTAAATATTAAAGATATAGACCTTTATCGTAAAAAAGTTTTTATCCGTTGTGATTTTAATGTACCGATGGACGAGTTCGGCAATATTACGGATGACCGCCGTATCCGTTCCGCCGTTGCGACGATCAACTACTGTTTAGACCAGGATTGTGCCGTTATCTTGGCGTCACACATGGGTCGTCCAAAAGGTGAGATCGATAAAAAATATTCTCTCGAACCTGTCCAGCTGCGTCTTCAACAGCTGCTTAAACGCCATGTCGATCTTGCGAAAGATGTGGTTGGCGAGGACGCAATGCAAAAAGCATATGACCTCCCTAATCATGAAGTGCTACTGCTTGAAAACCTCCGTTTTGAAAAAGGTGAGACGAAAAATGATGAGAAACTTTCGAAAAAACTTGCCGAAATGGCAGAGGTCTACATCAACGATGCGTTCGGTGTAAGCCATAGAGCACACGCTTCTGTCGAGGGTATTACCCATTTCTTCGACAACGATCACAAAGCGGCCGGTTTTCTCCTGCAAAAAGAGATCAAGTTTTTCGGTACGCTGATCAGGCGCCCGACACGTCCGTTCGCGGCTATTGTCGGCGGTTCGAAAGTCTCTGGAAAACTTGAAGCGCTGATCAATCTGCTGCCAAGAGTCGATAAAGTATTGATCGGTGGCGGTATGGCCTTTACGTTTTTGAAGCAATTGGGTTATGATGTAGGCAACTCGCTTGTCGAAGACGATCTTCTTGAAGAAGCGCAGCACATCATGGATGAAGCACGCCGTTTGGGTGTCAAGTTTTATCTGCCGGTCGATGTTGTCGCGGCCCAGACCTTTGCAGCTGATTCGGTGAGCAAGGTAACATCGGCACAGGAGATCCCAAAAGGGTGGATGGGTCTTGACATCGGTCCGGCAACAGTGCGCCTTTACCGTTCAGTCCTTGCCGATGTCCAGACGGTCCTGTGGAACGGTCCAATGGGCGTTTATGAGATGGATCGCTTCGCACGCGGATCCAATAAGATCGCACATCTGGTTGCTGATTCGTATGCGACAACTGTTGTCGGCGGCGGTGACACGGCTGACCTGGTTCAGCGTGTAGGTGTAGATGAGGAACTGACTTTTATCTCTACAGGTGGCGGTGCATCGCTTGAACTGCTTGAGGGTAAAGTGCTTCCGGGTGTTAAACCATTGATTGTAGAGGAAGAAGAAGAGTGA
- a CDS encoding triose-phosphate isomerase has product MIIAANFKTNMTRAQTAEYYTKVSGFITEKGISSEAMIFPPATAFNTFEGVLTVGAQNAFAVENGAYTGEIGLEQLDEFGIKTILVGHSERRHILGESQELIIEKFNYYKEKGFTIVYCIGEPIEVREEGNEALMNYLDDQFEGIDLEYEKLIIAYEPVWAIGTGVTPSEDDVELIHTALRQKTSRPLLYGGSVKTANAKELLALNNVDGALIGSGALNAEDFCTILSIAENITNNREGK; this is encoded by the coding sequence GTGATCATTGCGGCCAATTTCAAGACCAATATGACACGTGCCCAGACGGCAGAGTACTATACAAAGGTCTCCGGTTTTATTACAGAAAAGGGGATCTCTTCAGAAGCGATGATCTTTCCTCCGGCAACGGCGTTTAATACTTTTGAGGGTGTCCTTACAGTAGGTGCACAAAATGCCTTCGCGGTGGAAAACGGAGCCTATACCGGTGAGATCGGTCTCGAACAGCTCGACGAATTCGGTATCAAAACCATTCTTGTCGGCCACTCGGAACGCCGTCACATATTGGGCGAATCACAGGAACTGATTATCGAAAAATTCAACTATTATAAAGAGAAGGGTTTTACGATCGTCTATTGTATCGGCGAGCCTATCGAAGTACGTGAAGAGGGGAACGAGGCCCTGATGAACTATCTCGATGATCAGTTTGAGGGTATCGACCTGGAGTATGAGAAACTCATCATTGCATACGAGCCTGTTTGGGCGATCGGTACAGGGGTAACACCGAGCGAAGATGATGTGGAGTTGATCCACACCGCTCTTCGTCAGAAAACCAGCCGTCCGCTGCTGTACGGCGGCAGTGTGAAAACAGCCAATGCCAAAGAGCTGCTGGCACTCAACAACGTCGACGGGGCATTGATCGGCAGCGGGGCACTGAATGCGGAAGATTTTTGTACGATACTTTCGATAGCAGAGAATATAACAAATAACAGAGAGGGAAAATAA
- the fabI gene encoding enoyl-ACP reductase FabI — translation MLMKGKKGLIVGLANDKSIAYGIAKACADQGAELAFTYLNDALKKRVEPIAKSFGSEKVYELDVSNEEHMNAIADHISEDMGQIDFLVHSVAFAPKEALTGSFMETSKSAFNIAMEISVFSFIELTHKLQPVLADDASILTLSYLGGPQYVANYNVMGVAKAALESAVRYMAVDLGNKGQRVNAISAGPIKTLAAAGIGDFKSILKWNEVNAPMRKNVTIEEVGNSAMYLLSDLASGVSGEVHYVDAGYNIMGMANVEKNAEGKTVFSWDENK, via the coding sequence ATGTTGATGAAAGGCAAAAAGGGGTTGATCGTCGGCCTTGCAAATGACAAATCGATCGCTTACGGTATTGCCAAAGCGTGCGCCGACCAGGGGGCGGAACTTGCATTTACCTATTTGAATGATGCGTTGAAAAAGCGTGTCGAGCCGATAGCAAAGTCGTTCGGAAGCGAGAAGGTCTATGAACTCGATGTTTCGAACGAGGAACACATGAATGCGATTGCCGATCATATTTCCGAGGATATGGGGCAGATAGATTTTCTTGTGCACTCGGTTGCATTTGCTCCGAAAGAGGCATTGACGGGCAGCTTTATGGAAACAAGCAAAAGTGCTTTCAACATAGCGATGGAAATATCGGTCTTCTCATTTATTGAATTGACGCATAAACTGCAGCCGGTTCTTGCCGATGACGCTTCGATCCTGACGCTCAGCTATCTTGGCGGGCCGCAATATGTCGCTAACTATAATGTAATGGGCGTCGCAAAAGCGGCACTCGAATCGGCGGTGCGTTATATGGCTGTCGATCTTGGCAACAAAGGCCAGCGTGTCAATGCCATCAGCGCCGGACCGATCAAGACTTTGGCCGCTGCCGGAATCGGTGATTTCAAATCGATTTTGAAATGGAACGAAGTCAATGCGCCGATGCGTAAAAACGTCACGATCGAGGAGGTGGGCAACTCGGCGATGTACCTTCTGAGCGATCTCGCATCGGGTGTGTCGGGCGAAGTGCACTACGTCGATGCCGGTTACAACATCATGGGCATGGCTAATGTTGAGAAAAATGCCGAAGGCAAAACAGTTTTCTCCTGGGATGAGAACAAGTAA
- a CDS encoding ATP-binding protein produces MEILLEEFYKQDLHAPQYIERRYQIDDRSCQINGISQSGKSALIKHTLLQRKKSSYLYIDCNDLRIDFEALNSTLTRFCNQNDISTVALDNYNDAVALPKIRQLIIASVDHYDYDELLTIRLYPLEYEGFLAFEPRYDESALNHFFQLGGFPAMHRIPSEERIRHIQRSLQYALTPTGFDIMLLSCSLVTQKVSAYMLYERLKSSRKISKDMLYKNVDTLARQGYIHLLGKFDHPRAVKKLYHCDTSVKNALSTQKHFGRLFENMVFLEMFKKEFTLYYDEGIDFYIPAQDRIVLCMPFGNREALFKQIEKIEAFIITNGIKKVEVVTMSNESTLQHPFVPVEMIPFSIWALTEGEEESHEDEHF; encoded by the coding sequence TTGGAGATTCTGCTCGAAGAGTTTTACAAACAGGACCTGCACGCACCGCAGTACATAGAGAGGCGCTACCAGATAGACGACCGTTCCTGCCAGATAAACGGTATCAGCCAGTCGGGAAAATCCGCCCTTATCAAACACACCTTGCTCCAGCGTAAAAAAAGCAGCTACCTCTATATAGACTGCAATGATCTCAGGATCGATTTTGAGGCACTTAACAGCACACTGACACGTTTTTGCAACCAGAACGATATCTCAACCGTTGCCCTGGACAACTATAATGACGCCGTCGCGTTGCCCAAAATCCGACAACTCATCATCGCCTCTGTTGATCATTACGACTATGATGAATTATTGACCATACGGCTCTACCCGCTTGAGTATGAGGGTTTTCTTGCTTTTGAGCCGCGTTACGACGAAAGCGCGCTCAACCACTTTTTCCAGCTCGGTGGATTTCCGGCTATGCACCGCATTCCTTCCGAAGAGCGTATCCGGCATATCCAGAGAAGTTTGCAGTATGCACTTACCCCTACCGGTTTTGATATCATGCTTCTGAGCTGCAGCCTTGTTACGCAGAAGGTCTCTGCCTATATGCTCTACGAGCGGCTCAAGTCTTCACGCAAGATCTCCAAAGACATGCTCTACAAGAACGTCGACACCCTTGCTCGTCAGGGCTATATCCATCTGTTGGGTAAATTCGACCATCCGCGCGCCGTCAAAAAGCTCTACCATTGTGACACCTCTGTCAAAAATGCGCTCAGCACCCAGAAACATTTCGGCCGTCTCTTCGAGAACATGGTCTTTTTGGAGATGTTCAAAAAAGAGTTCACCCTCTACTACGATGAAGGAATCGACTTTTATATTCCTGCACAGGACCGTATCGTGCTCTGTATGCCTTTTGGAAACCGGGAAGCGCTCTTCAAACAGATCGAGAAGATCGAGGCCTTTATCATTACCAACGGCATCAAAAAAGTCGAAGTTGTCACGATGAGTAACGAGTCGACGCTTCAGCACCCTTTTGTACCGGTAGAGATGATCCCATTTAGCATCTGGGCTTTAACCGAAGGCGAAGAAGAATCTCACGAGGATGAACACTTTTGA
- the rpsJ gene encoding 30S ribosomal protein S10: protein MEKIRLKLRAYDHRVLDRSVSSIVEAVKRTGAEIRGPIPLPTKVRKYTVLKSVHVNKDSREQFEIRMHARLIDIVSATPETVDSLMKLDLAPEVDVEVRSMDK from the coding sequence ATGGAAAAAATTCGTTTGAAACTTAGAGCTTACGATCATCGTGTACTCGATCGTTCGGTTAGTTCTATCGTTGAAGCGGTAAAGCGTACAGGTGCGGAAATCCGCGGCCCGATCCCTTTGCCAACTAAGGTACGTAAGTACACTGTTCTTAAATCAGTACACGTCAACAAAGATTCACGTGAGCAATTTGAGATCCGTATGCACGCACGTCTAATCGACATCGTTTCTGCTACGCCGGAAACTGTTGATTCACTAATGAAACTAGATCTTGCACCGGAAGTGGACGTTGAAGTTCGCTCTATGGACAAGTAA